A part of Amycolatopsis lurida genomic DNA contains:
- a CDS encoding class I SAM-dependent DNA methyltransferase: MTSHLDATRESYDTVAEDYAARIRPLFHQEPISRAMLAAFAEQVRGPVVDVGCGPGHVTAHLASLGLDVTGVDLSPKMVEVARRQHPDQRFSVGSMTALDFPDGELGGLVAWWSIFHLPPEELPAVFAEFRRTLAPGGRLLLGFHVGDERLSPETAYGHPVTYDAYLLDPGRVADLLGQAGFEVTARLTMEGRKWPQSCLSGRAV, from the coding sequence GTGACTTCCCATCTCGACGCCACCCGCGAGTCCTACGACACCGTCGCCGAGGACTACGCGGCGCGGATCAGGCCGCTCTTCCACCAGGAGCCGATCAGCCGCGCGATGCTCGCCGCGTTCGCCGAGCAGGTGCGCGGCCCGGTCGTCGACGTCGGCTGCGGTCCCGGCCACGTCACCGCTCACCTGGCGTCGCTCGGCCTCGACGTCACCGGTGTCGATTTGTCGCCGAAAATGGTCGAGGTCGCCCGTCGTCAGCACCCTGACCAGCGGTTTTCGGTCGGCTCGATGACCGCCCTGGATTTCCCGGACGGCGAGCTGGGCGGTCTTGTCGCCTGGTGGTCGATCTTCCACCTGCCGCCGGAGGAGCTCCCGGCGGTGTTCGCGGAGTTCCGTCGCACGCTCGCGCCCGGTGGTCGTCTGCTGCTCGGTTTCCACGTCGGCGACGAGCGGCTGAGCCCGGAGACGGCGTATGGCCACCCGGTCACCTACGACGCCTACCTGCTGGATCCCGGCCGGGTCGCGGACCTGCTCGGGCAGGCGGGCTTCGAGGTCACCGCGCGGCTGACCATGGAAGGGAGGAAATGGCCACAGTCCTGCCTGTCGGGCCGTGCGGTTTGA
- a CDS encoding amidohydrolase family protein — translation MQRRFHAPVVLPADPACSLLRDAVVDVDETGRVTHVGPLSGAPETSAPVTRLSGILLPGLVNAHAHSPMTLLRGMGGDLPLLPWLTEIIWPTEARLEPADIRTGMMLGSIEMLRHGVTTSAEMYFEGEQLADAVLTTGGRVVLGPPIMELPGMDWRAMLKSIERWIDTDGLRFGPGERIEVGYGPHSAYMLNEEALRATAESAAERGALVQIHVAEAALEDVKQREAHGSVPALLEKVGMLRGRTLAAHAIHLSDEDIALFAARGVGMAHCPGSNAKLASGIARVTELRKAGVAIGLGTDGPASNDDIDLWEEVQLSAMFARLATGDSTVLTAADAFLLGTRGGADALGRTDIGALEAGRWADMVHVDLDDPAFATGIDVPDEQLLSNLVWAAGSRRVRDVWVAGEKVVGDGEPLRVDRAKVQSEVAQTSARLRS, via the coding sequence ATGCAACGCCGTTTCCACGCTCCTGTCGTTCTCCCCGCCGACCCCGCTTGTTCGTTGCTGCGTGACGCCGTGGTCGACGTGGACGAGACGGGCCGCGTCACCCATGTCGGTCCCCTGTCCGGGGCCCCCGAAACGTCCGCTCCCGTGACCCGGTTGAGCGGCATCCTCCTGCCCGGTCTGGTCAACGCGCACGCGCACAGCCCGATGACGCTGCTGCGCGGCATGGGCGGCGACCTGCCGCTGCTGCCGTGGCTGACCGAGATCATCTGGCCCACCGAGGCGAGGCTGGAGCCCGCCGACATTCGCACCGGCATGATGCTGGGCTCGATCGAGATGCTGCGGCACGGCGTCACGACCAGCGCGGAGATGTACTTCGAAGGCGAGCAGCTCGCCGACGCGGTGCTCACCACCGGTGGCCGGGTGGTGCTGGGCCCGCCGATCATGGAACTGCCGGGGATGGACTGGCGCGCGATGCTGAAGAGTATCGAACGCTGGATCGACACCGACGGTCTCCGGTTCGGGCCCGGCGAACGGATCGAGGTCGGCTACGGGCCGCACTCGGCGTACATGCTGAACGAGGAGGCGCTGCGGGCGACCGCGGAATCGGCGGCCGAGCGGGGCGCGCTCGTGCAGATCCACGTCGCCGAAGCGGCGCTCGAAGACGTCAAGCAGCGTGAAGCGCACGGCTCGGTGCCCGCGCTGCTGGAGAAGGTCGGGATGCTGCGGGGGCGGACGCTGGCCGCGCACGCGATCCACCTGTCCGACGAGGACATCGCGCTGTTCGCCGCGCGCGGCGTCGGGATGGCGCACTGTCCCGGATCGAACGCGAAACTCGCCTCGGGCATCGCCCGGGTGACGGAGCTGCGGAAGGCGGGCGTCGCCATCGGGCTCGGCACCGACGGCCCGGCGTCGAACGACGACATCGACCTGTGGGAGGAAGTGCAGCTCTCGGCGATGTTCGCGCGGCTCGCGACCGGTGACTCGACCGTGCTGACCGCGGCCGACGCGTTCCTGCTCGGCACCCGCGGCGGCGCGGACGCGCTGGGCCGGACCGACATCGGCGCGCTGGAAGCGGGCCGATGGGCGGACATGGTGCACGTCGACCTCGACGACCCGGCCTTCGCGACCGGTATCGACGTGCCCGACGAGCAACTGCTCTCGAACCTGGTGTGGGCAGCGGGCTCACGCCGCGTCCGCGACGTATGGGTGGCGGGCGAAAAGGTCGTCGGCGACGGCGAACCCCTGCGGGTGGACCGTGCGAAAGTGCAGAGCGAAGTCGCCCAAACCTCCGCGCGCCTGCGCTCTTGA
- a CDS encoding PhoX family protein, translating into MSFEPQRLLPLITSHPGGRSAVTCEYRCGNACAHPEPNTSDNEYFGDVVKNVLSRRGALKASAVMAAAAGGFAALSGTAAAETPAGVSAAGHGKPGRPGRPVPGTDFEAVPPNTLDAVTIPEGYEQRVVIRWGDAVEWGAPKFDFHKQTAAAQAKQFGYNCDFVGLIPQDPLGIRNLMVVNHEYTTEVHMFPADQYDPKNPTEEQVKIAWAAHGLSVVQAFRDPIGGALRVTPSPFNRRITLNTPFEVRGPAAGSKYLKTSADPTGRKVFGTQNNCAGGVTPWGTVLSGEENVNQYFANAAKVTDPVAAARLKRYGFSGTESTRKWERFDKRWDLAQEPNEANRFGWVVEIDPNDPNSTPIKHTALGRFKHEAANIKITKDGRVAVYSGDDERFEYIYKFVSKGKYKPGKSAHARRHNSALLDDGTLYVGRFTGDSPAAEIDGTGKLPADGEFDGVGEWIPLAAGDKSFVDGFTAEEVYVFTREAADKVQPTKMDRPEDIEPNPVNGRIYAALTNNSQRGPAGKANVDEANPRPNNRNGHVLEWEENGGDAASTKFSWRLLLVCGDPKTADTYFGGFPKEQVSPISCPDNVAFDRHGNLWISTDGNALGSHDGLFSVPVDGPERGHVKQFLSVPVGAECCGPVVTDHLVLVAVQHPGEDAAGSANPTSHWPDGGTSQPRPSIVSVWKKGRWGQVGRIGVK; encoded by the coding sequence GTGTCCTTCGAGCCTCAGCGGCTGCTGCCGTTGATCACCTCCCACCCCGGTGGCCGCTCCGCGGTCACCTGCGAGTACCGCTGCGGCAACGCGTGCGCCCACCCCGAGCCGAACACGTCGGACAACGAGTACTTCGGCGACGTCGTCAAGAACGTGCTGTCCCGCCGTGGCGCGCTGAAGGCGAGCGCCGTGATGGCCGCGGCCGCCGGTGGTTTCGCCGCGCTGTCCGGCACGGCCGCCGCCGAAACCCCGGCTGGCGTTTCCGCCGCGGGCCACGGGAAACCGGGCCGCCCCGGACGTCCGGTGCCGGGCACCGACTTCGAAGCGGTGCCGCCGAACACGCTCGACGCGGTCACCATCCCCGAGGGTTACGAGCAGCGCGTCGTCATCCGCTGGGGCGACGCCGTCGAGTGGGGCGCGCCGAAGTTCGACTTCCACAAGCAGACCGCGGCCGCGCAGGCGAAGCAGTTCGGGTACAACTGCGACTTCGTCGGCCTGATCCCGCAGGATCCGCTGGGCATCCGCAACCTCATGGTGGTGAACCACGAGTACACCACCGAGGTCCACATGTTCCCGGCCGACCAGTACGACCCGAAGAACCCGACCGAGGAGCAGGTCAAGATCGCGTGGGCGGCGCACGGCCTTTCGGTCGTCCAGGCCTTCCGCGACCCGATCGGTGGCGCCCTGCGGGTGACGCCGAGCCCGTTCAACCGCCGCATCACGCTGAACACCCCGTTCGAGGTGCGCGGCCCGGCCGCCGGTTCGAAGTACCTCAAGACGTCCGCGGACCCGACCGGCCGCAAGGTGTTCGGCACGCAGAACAACTGCGCCGGCGGCGTGACCCCTTGGGGCACCGTGCTTTCCGGCGAGGAGAACGTCAACCAGTACTTCGCCAACGCGGCCAAGGTCACCGACCCCGTGGCGGCGGCACGCCTGAAGCGGTACGGCTTCTCCGGCACCGAAAGCACCCGCAAGTGGGAGCGGTTCGACAAGCGCTGGGACCTCGCGCAGGAGCCCAACGAGGCCAACCGGTTCGGCTGGGTCGTCGAGATCGACCCGAACGACCCGAACTCGACGCCGATCAAGCACACCGCGCTCGGCCGGTTCAAGCACGAGGCCGCGAACATCAAGATCACCAAGGACGGCCGCGTCGCCGTCTACTCGGGTGACGACGAGCGCTTCGAGTACATCTACAAGTTCGTCTCCAAGGGCAAGTACAAGCCGGGCAAGAGCGCGCACGCGCGTCGCCACAACTCGGCGCTGCTCGACGACGGCACGCTGTACGTCGGCCGGTTCACCGGCGACAGCCCGGCCGCCGAGATCGACGGCACCGGCAAGCTCCCGGCGGACGGCGAATTCGACGGTGTCGGCGAGTGGATCCCGCTGGCCGCCGGTGACAAGTCCTTTGTGGACGGTTTTACCGCCGAAGAGGTCTACGTCTTCACCCGCGAGGCGGCGGACAAGGTCCAGCCGACCAAGATGGACCGGCCCGAGGACATCGAGCCGAACCCGGTCAACGGCCGGATCTACGCGGCGCTGACCAACAACAGCCAGCGTGGCCCCGCCGGCAAGGCGAACGTCGACGAGGCGAACCCGCGGCCGAACAACCGCAACGGCCACGTCCTGGAGTGGGAAGAGAACGGCGGAGACGCCGCGTCGACGAAGTTCTCCTGGCGGCTCCTGCTGGTCTGCGGTGACCCGAAGACGGCGGACACCTACTTCGGCGGCTTCCCGAAGGAGCAGGTCAGCCCGATCTCCTGCCCGGACAACGTCGCGTTCGACCGGCACGGGAACCTGTGGATCTCCACCGACGGCAACGCGCTGGGCTCGCACGACGGCCTGTTCTCGGTGCCGGTCGACGGCCCGGAGCGCGGGCACGTCAAGCAGTTCCTGTCGGTCCCGGTCGGCGCGGAATGCTGCGGCCCGGTGGTGACCGACCACCTGGTGCTCGTCGCCGTGCAGCACCCGGGTGAGGACGCGGCCGGCTCCGCGAACCCGACGTCGCATTGGCCGGACGGCGGCACGTCGCAGCCGCGGCCGTCGATCGTGTCGGTGTGGAAGAAGGGCCGCTGGGGCCAGGTCGGCCGCATCGGCGTCAAGTAG
- a CDS encoding SdrD B-like domain-containing protein, producing MLMTAGALVAGILPASAQAATVPPGCTGGAAPNPSVEQGSPPAGYTFNPAAPVPPGTPRSKQPRLSTAGGYQPDGGKYALISTPDKMVSTAYAAMKFVPGGVYTLTDWTGTNVQRADAVQETGLRFYNGSGKVVLENKLKVVHAVEADGKLARQDFPPSIAPPSAGSVKFFAATDRNWVMWDCVHLRVDSFSARAEVRDPASGAWGATATLEAGTTANYRFTVTNDGTTKLTAIKVEDPYCDANPAPIATLEAGKSATVTCDHKNVTEADNGHVSTATVSSGTLPKKTATTTTTIKVTPPPAIDEIGEFVWNDLDRNGLQDAGEPGVQGVKATLKDASGKALGTLTTDADGKYRFTKLKDGIYQVCFDIAGLPFTYTAKDAGDDAKDSDADPASGCTATTTVGPRKRKDLTLAAGLNAPSSRLGDFVWLDKDKDGLQSRDELGVPDVKVTLKDASGKEVGSTVTGPDGRYAFERLTPGSYQVCFDAGSRQLTRSGVAHYNGTDSAADPATGCTPVTSPGAPEDLTRDAGLLDP from the coding sequence GTGTTGATGACGGCAGGCGCACTCGTGGCGGGCATTCTTCCCGCGTCCGCACAGGCCGCGACCGTCCCGCCCGGCTGCACCGGTGGCGCCGCGCCGAACCCGAGCGTCGAGCAGGGCAGCCCGCCCGCCGGTTACACGTTCAACCCGGCCGCCCCGGTGCCTCCCGGCACACCGAGGAGCAAGCAACCCAGGTTGTCGACGGCCGGCGGCTATCAGCCGGACGGCGGCAAATACGCCCTGATCTCCACGCCGGACAAGATGGTCAGCACCGCCTACGCGGCGATGAAGTTCGTGCCCGGCGGCGTCTACACCCTGACCGACTGGACCGGCACGAACGTCCAGCGCGCGGACGCCGTCCAGGAGACGGGGCTGCGGTTCTACAACGGGTCCGGCAAGGTCGTCCTGGAGAACAAGCTCAAGGTCGTGCACGCCGTCGAGGCCGATGGCAAACTGGCCCGGCAGGATTTCCCGCCGTCGATCGCCCCGCCGTCGGCCGGTTCGGTGAAGTTCTTCGCCGCCACCGACCGCAACTGGGTCATGTGGGACTGCGTCCACCTGCGGGTCGACTCGTTCTCCGCGAGGGCGGAGGTGCGGGATCCGGCGAGCGGCGCCTGGGGCGCCACGGCCACCCTGGAGGCGGGTACCACCGCGAACTACCGGTTCACCGTCACCAACGACGGCACCACGAAGCTGACCGCCATCAAGGTCGAAGACCCGTACTGCGACGCGAACCCCGCCCCGATCGCGACCCTCGAAGCCGGTAAGTCCGCGACCGTCACCTGCGACCACAAGAACGTCACCGAGGCGGACAACGGCCACGTCAGCACCGCGACCGTCTCCAGTGGGACTCTGCCGAAGAAGACCGCGACCACGACCACGACCATCAAGGTCACCCCGCCGCCCGCGATCGACGAGATCGGCGAGTTCGTCTGGAACGACCTCGACCGGAACGGATTGCAGGACGCCGGGGAGCCGGGCGTTCAGGGCGTGAAGGCGACTTTGAAGGACGCGTCGGGCAAGGCGCTCGGGACGCTCACCACCGACGCCGACGGCAAATACCGCTTCACCAAGCTGAAGGACGGCATCTACCAGGTCTGCTTCGACATCGCCGGGCTTCCTTTCACGTATACGGCGAAGGACGCGGGCGACGACGCGAAGGATTCGGACGCCGACCCGGCGAGCGGCTGCACCGCGACCACCACCGTCGGCCCTCGCAAGCGGAAGGACCTGACGCTCGCGGCGGGCTTGAACGCGCCGTCGAGCAGGCTGGGCGATTTCGTGTGGCTGGACAAGGACAAGGACGGCCTCCAGAGCCGCGACGAGCTCGGCGTCCCGGACGTGAAGGTGACGTTGAAGGACGCTTCGGGCAAAGAGGTCGGCTCAACCGTGACCGGCCCGGACGGGCGATACGCCTTCGAACGGTTGACTCCGGGCTCGTACCAGGTGTGCTTCGACGCCGGCTCACGTCAGCTCACCCGTTCCGGTGTCGCGCACTACAACGGCACCGACTCGGCGGCGGACCCCGCGACCGGCTGCACGCCGGTGACCTCGCCGGGAGCTCCGGAAGATCTGACCAGGGACGCCGGCCTGCTCGACCCGTGA
- a CDS encoding PhoX family protein, whose translation MKFLPLLAGHSPSRASVTCTYRCGDACFHDAPNTSDNPTFADVLGAVSRRGALKATAVVALAAGTPLALAAPASAAPEGRPKPPPGTDYERVQPNTLDAVVVPEGYEQGIVIRWGDAVLPGAPEFDFDHQTAEAQAKQFGYNCDFAALLPLDHWGLSALLVTNHEYTSEEFMFRGYDRNNPTEEQVKIAWAAHGLTVVQVSRGRDTGHLRPKMSRYNRRITLHTPFKVTGPAAGSDLLKTAADPTGTVVLGTMNNCAGGVTPWGTILSGEENINQYFGNADTVADPVKRKRYGRYGIKGTATTRKWERFDARWDIAREPNEAHRFGWVIELDPNDPDSTPVKHTHLGRFKHETANIRVAKDGRVVAYSGDDERFEYIYKFISKGRMKPGNSTHARRHNMTLLDDGTLYVGRFTGDSPPAEIDGTGKLPSDGEFDGGGEWIPLASGTKSFVDGMTAEEVYVFTREAADRVGATKMDRPEDIQAHPYTGRIYCALSNNVERGNPGKEGATEPNPRLNNKHGQVLELEERRGDALALTFSWRLFLVCGDPASPDTYFAGFPKDQVSPISSPDNVAFDRHGNLWISTDSAGALGINDGLYSVPLEGRNRGELKLFLTVPRGAETCGPIVERKIVTVCVQHPGEVDGANADKPASHWPDGGETQPRPSVVAVWKPGRHGLADIGS comes from the coding sequence GTGAAGTTCCTTCCGTTGCTGGCCGGCCACTCACCAAGCCGAGCGTCAGTGACCTGTACCTACCGCTGTGGCGACGCGTGCTTCCACGACGCGCCGAACACATCGGACAACCCCACCTTCGCCGACGTGCTCGGCGCGGTGAGCCGCCGCGGCGCGTTGAAGGCGACCGCCGTCGTCGCGCTGGCCGCCGGCACCCCGCTCGCGCTGGCCGCGCCTGCCTCCGCCGCCCCCGAGGGCCGTCCGAAGCCGCCACCCGGCACGGATTACGAGCGAGTCCAGCCGAACACCCTCGACGCCGTCGTGGTGCCCGAGGGCTACGAGCAGGGCATTGTCATCCGCTGGGGTGACGCGGTGCTGCCCGGCGCGCCGGAGTTCGACTTCGACCATCAGACCGCCGAGGCGCAGGCGAAGCAGTTCGGCTACAACTGCGACTTCGCCGCGCTCCTGCCGCTGGACCACTGGGGGCTCTCCGCGCTCCTGGTCACGAACCACGAGTACACCTCGGAAGAGTTCATGTTCCGCGGTTACGACCGGAACAACCCGACCGAGGAACAGGTCAAGATCGCGTGGGCGGCCCACGGGCTGACCGTCGTCCAGGTGTCGCGCGGACGCGACACCGGGCACCTGCGGCCGAAGATGTCCCGCTACAACCGGCGGATCACGCTGCACACGCCGTTCAAGGTCACGGGCCCGGCTGCGGGCAGCGACCTCCTGAAGACCGCCGCCGATCCCACCGGCACGGTGGTGCTGGGCACGATGAACAACTGCGCGGGCGGCGTCACGCCGTGGGGCACGATCCTGTCCGGCGAGGAGAACATCAACCAATACTTCGGGAACGCGGACACCGTGGCCGATCCGGTGAAGCGCAAGCGCTACGGGCGCTACGGCATCAAGGGCACCGCGACCACCCGCAAGTGGGAGCGGTTCGACGCGCGCTGGGACATCGCCAGGGAGCCGAACGAGGCCCACCGCTTCGGCTGGGTGATCGAACTGGACCCGAACGACCCGGACAGCACCCCGGTCAAGCACACGCATCTCGGCCGGTTCAAGCACGAGACGGCGAACATCCGCGTCGCCAAGGACGGCCGCGTGGTCGCCTACTCCGGCGACGACGAGCGCTTCGAGTACATCTACAAATTCATCTCGAAGGGCCGGATGAAGCCGGGGAACAGCACGCACGCCCGGCGCCACAACATGACCCTGCTCGACGACGGCACGCTCTACGTCGGCCGGTTCACCGGCGACAGCCCCCCCGCGGAGATCGACGGCACCGGGAAACTGCCCAGTGACGGCGAATTCGACGGCGGCGGCGAATGGATCCCGCTGGCGTCCGGCACCAAGTCCTTTGTGGACGGAATGACCGCCGAAGAGGTCTACGTCTTCACCCGCGAGGCGGCCGACCGGGTGGGCGCCACCAAGATGGACCGTCCCGAGGACATCCAGGCCCATCCGTACACCGGCCGGATCTATTGCGCGCTGAGCAACAACGTCGAGCGCGGCAACCCCGGCAAGGAAGGCGCCACCGAGCCCAACCCGCGGCTGAACAACAAGCACGGTCAGGTGCTGGAACTCGAAGAGCGTCGCGGGGACGCGCTCGCGCTGACCTTCAGCTGGCGGTTGTTCCTGGTGTGCGGTGATCCGGCGTCGCCGGACACCTACTTCGCCGGCTTCCCCAAGGACCAGGTCTCGCCGATCTCCAGCCCGGACAACGTGGCCTTCGACCGGCACGGCAACCTGTGGATCTCCACCGACTCGGCGGGCGCCCTCGGCATCAACGACGGTCTCTACTCGGTACCGCTGGAAGGCCGCAACCGCGGGGAGCTCAAGCTGTTCCTCACCGTGCCGCGCGGCGCGGAGACCTGCGGCCCGATCGTCGAGCGGAAGATCGTCACGGTCTGTGTCCAGCATCCGGGTGAAGTGGACGGCGCGAACGCCGACAAACCGGCCTCCCATTGGCCGGATGGCGGCGAAACCCAGCCGCGTCCCTCGGTCGTGGCGGTGTGGAAACCCGGCAGGCACGGCCTGGCCGACATCGGTTCTTAG
- a CDS encoding SDR family oxidoreductase has protein sequence MADLPLALVTGATRGIGAAAARALAPTHRLLLGGRDAGALGELAGTLPEAKPWPIDLTDTETLETATAEIGELDVLVHSAGVARLGTVETATDADWRANFEVNVLGVVTLTRLLLPALRASKGHVVVINSGAGQNARPGWGPYAASKFAVRAFADSLREEESALRVTSIYPGRTDTEMQQAIVADEGRAYEPERFLRPESVAAAVLAAVSATGDAHPTDVTLRPRGLV, from the coding sequence ATGGCTGATCTCCCCTTGGCTCTCGTCACCGGCGCCACCCGCGGTATCGGTGCCGCGGCCGCTCGCGCGCTCGCCCCGACCCACCGGTTGCTGCTCGGCGGACGCGACGCCGGCGCGCTCGGCGAACTGGCGGGCACACTGCCCGAGGCGAAGCCGTGGCCGATCGACCTGACCGATACGGAGACGCTGGAGACGGCGACCGCCGAAATCGGCGAACTGGACGTGCTGGTGCATTCGGCGGGCGTGGCGCGGCTCGGCACGGTCGAGACCGCGACCGACGCCGACTGGCGGGCGAACTTCGAGGTCAACGTCCTCGGCGTCGTGACGCTGACCAGGCTGCTGCTGCCCGCGCTGCGCGCTTCGAAGGGCCACGTCGTCGTGATCAACTCGGGCGCCGGGCAGAACGCGCGGCCGGGCTGGGGGCCGTACGCCGCGAGCAAGTTCGCCGTCCGGGCCTTCGCCGACTCGCTGCGCGAGGAGGAGTCCGCACTCCGGGTGACGTCGATCTACCCCGGCCGCACGGACACCGAAATGCAGCAGGCGATCGTCGCCGACGAAGGTCGCGCGTACGAGCCGGAACGCTTCCTTCGCCCCGAATCCGTCGCGGCCGCCGTTCTCGCCGCGGTCTCCGCCACCGGTGACGCGCACCCGACCGACGTGACCCTCAGGCCGCGCGGCCTGGTCTGA
- a CDS encoding response regulator produces MIRVLIADDQDMVRIGFRMILDAQDDIEVVADVPDGVSAVAKARELRPDVCLLDIRMPGIDGLEVTKQLAGPDVADPLKVVVVTTFDLDEYVHTALRNGASGFLLKDAGPALLIEAVRAAARGDALVSPQITVRLLKHFDGGAVKRDVTPPSEPLTARELDVVKAAAKGLTNTEIGAELFLSLSTVKTHLASVQGKVGARNRVEIAAWAWRSGVVD; encoded by the coding sequence GTGATCCGGGTATTGATCGCCGACGACCAGGACATGGTGCGGATCGGCTTCCGGATGATCCTGGACGCGCAGGACGACATCGAAGTGGTCGCCGACGTGCCGGACGGTGTTTCGGCGGTCGCGAAGGCGCGCGAACTGCGGCCGGACGTCTGCCTGCTGGACATCCGCATGCCGGGCATCGACGGGCTCGAGGTCACCAAGCAGCTCGCGGGCCCGGACGTCGCCGATCCGCTGAAGGTCGTGGTGGTCACGACGTTCGACCTCGACGAATACGTGCACACCGCGCTGCGGAACGGCGCGAGCGGGTTCCTGCTGAAGGACGCCGGGCCCGCGCTGCTGATCGAAGCCGTGCGAGCGGCCGCGCGCGGGGACGCGCTGGTCTCGCCGCAGATCACCGTCCGGCTGCTGAAGCATTTCGACGGCGGAGCGGTGAAACGCGACGTCACCCCGCCTTCGGAACCGCTGACCGCGCGGGAGCTGGACGTGGTCAAGGCGGCCGCGAAGGGGCTGACGAACACCGAGATCGGGGCGGAGCTGTTCCTGTCGCTGTCCACGGTGAAAACCCATCTGGCGTCGGTGCAGGGCAAGGTCGGCGCGCGGAACCGGGTGGAGATCGCGGCCTGGGCGTGGCGGAGCGGCGTCGTGGACTGA
- a CDS encoding sensor histidine kinase, translating to MTAGPAQNKFPARVSALARRIGMPAVVLLAALAFDLVFVTDAAFDDTGARGIDLLLFPGIFAMVFCALWAQKRAAVAAVAASVVLVAYTLVVRYFDIPAYSSVLAHLSITEVVAGVEILFYAARRTRPGVAFAVIAGLVLATLTAVSGRYYPGSESNGTMAQAMLFGGLLLGGTLLFAIPGRDRTAHPKNYEKLQKLNKLVMGQWPLIGMLAIALILEFGFTYESGAHGFPILVCSIVAAIIAVAAPRRPADAMVALTAVMLLSALVTPFLRLRYDYPTPGGVPGTQIVAGMGLVVTLVRAVGLSKAVSRVTALSAVVAVAAVLNATRPSPRLMTDPDDIAGLAVVGLLLLGISVAVGLALRSRDSERTQVIQSAISDAQTSERMALARELHDVVAHHVTGIVVQAQAAKMMGEKNPQVAVEAMGRIEDAGVEALAAMRRLVRSMRGDAPAGSSEFSEQATTDLAADLRTLIERSNHGVKTSMKLELPPNVPHEVGRSALRLVQESLTNIGKHASGAKEALVIAEVTDNELHLQVTDDGREPQGRPAGGSGGYGLIGMRERVALLHGRLTAGRAPGGGWRVEAWLPLEGEE from the coding sequence GTGACAGCAGGTCCGGCCCAGAACAAGTTCCCCGCGCGGGTAAGTGCGCTCGCGCGACGTATCGGCATGCCCGCCGTCGTCCTGCTGGCCGCGCTCGCGTTCGACCTGGTCTTCGTGACCGACGCCGCCTTCGACGACACCGGCGCGCGCGGGATCGATCTCCTGCTCTTCCCCGGCATCTTCGCGATGGTGTTCTGCGCGCTCTGGGCGCAGAAGCGGGCCGCCGTCGCCGCCGTCGCGGCCTCGGTGGTACTGGTGGCGTACACGCTGGTCGTCCGGTATTTCGACATCCCGGCCTACTCGAGCGTGCTCGCCCACCTGTCCATCACCGAGGTGGTGGCGGGGGTCGAGATCCTGTTCTACGCCGCGCGCCGGACACGGCCGGGTGTCGCGTTCGCCGTGATCGCCGGCCTGGTGCTGGCCACGCTGACCGCGGTGTCCGGCCGGTACTACCCCGGCAGCGAGTCGAACGGCACCATGGCGCAGGCGATGCTGTTCGGCGGGCTCCTGCTGGGCGGCACGCTGCTCTTCGCGATCCCCGGGCGCGACCGGACGGCGCATCCGAAGAACTACGAGAAGCTGCAGAAGCTCAACAAGCTGGTGATGGGCCAATGGCCGCTCATCGGCATGCTGGCCATCGCGCTGATCCTGGAGTTCGGCTTCACCTACGAGAGCGGGGCGCACGGCTTCCCGATCCTGGTCTGCTCGATCGTCGCGGCGATCATCGCGGTCGCCGCACCACGGCGGCCCGCCGACGCGATGGTCGCGCTCACCGCGGTCATGTTGCTGTCGGCGCTGGTGACGCCGTTCCTCCGGCTTCGCTACGACTACCCGACCCCAGGCGGCGTGCCGGGCACTCAGATCGTGGCGGGGATGGGCCTGGTCGTCACGCTGGTCCGCGCGGTCGGGCTCAGCAAGGCCGTGTCCCGCGTCACCGCGCTGTCGGCGGTGGTCGCCGTGGCCGCCGTCCTCAACGCCACCCGGCCTTCCCCCAGGCTGATGACCGACCCGGACGACATCGCGGGCCTCGCCGTCGTCGGGCTGCTGCTGCTCGGCATTTCGGTGGCGGTCGGCCTGGCGTTGCGGTCCCGGGATTCGGAACGCACGCAGGTCATCCAGTCGGCGATCAGCGACGCGCAGACGTCGGAGCGGATGGCGCTCGCGCGGGAACTGCACGACGTGGTCGCCCACCACGTGACCGGGATCGTCGTGCAGGCGCAGGCGGCGAAGATGATGGGCGAGAAGAATCCGCAGGTCGCGGTCGAGGCGATGGGCCGGATCGAGGACGCGGGGGTGGAGGCGCTCGCGGCGATGCGGCGGCTCGTGCGGAGTATGCGCGGTGACGCCCCGGCCGGGAGCAGCGAGTTCAGCGAACAGGCCACCACCGATCTCGCCGCCGACCTGCGGACGCTGATCGAACGGTCGAACCACGGCGTGAAGACGTCGATGAAGCTCGAACTGCCGCCGAACGTGCCGCACGAGGTCGGGCGGTCGGCGTTGCGGCTGGTGCAGGAGTCGCTGACGAATATCGGCAAGCACGCGTCCGGCGCGAAGGAGGCGCTGGTCATCGCCGAGGTGACCGACAACGAACTGCACCTCCAGGTGACCGACGACGGACGCGAACCACAGGGCCGTCCGGCCGGCGGGTCGGGCGGCTACGGTCTGATCGGCATGCGCGAACGGGTCGCCCTGCTGCACGGCCGGCTCACCGCCGGACGGGCGCCGGGCGGCGGATGGCGCGTCGAAGCGTGGCTACCCCTTGAAGGAGAAGAGTGA